From Brevibacillus marinus, a single genomic window includes:
- a CDS encoding spore coat protein has protein sequence MAAQYGAHEVMELHEVLTDTIDGINQFELYRPYAKDPQLQTIIDRHIQFMVQEYNNLVSALNQQGIGMSGTGYRTPRTNASMSPTYGLNNPAPQTPNTSPQEMNDQDVASGMLGCHKASAMMRMIAAQEIANPQLRRMVQQCAVNSSEMAYETFQYMNQKGYYQVPTMKEMTTNTVLNTYQPAQMPLTGQPQAPTQQQFQ, from the coding sequence ATGGCTGCACAGTATGGTGCCCATGAAGTGATGGAACTGCACGAAGTGTTGACGGACACGATTGATGGGATCAATCAGTTTGAGCTGTATCGTCCCTATGCCAAAGATCCGCAGCTGCAGACGATCATTGACCGCCACATCCAGTTTATGGTGCAAGAGTACAACAATCTGGTGAGTGCGCTGAACCAGCAGGGAATTGGCATGAGCGGGACGGGGTACCGCACGCCGCGCACGAACGCCAGCATGTCGCCTACATACGGGCTGAACAATCCGGCGCCGCAAACGCCAAACACCTCTCCCCAGGAAATGAACGACCAGGATGTGGCAAGCGGCATGTTGGGCTGCCACAAGGCTTCCGCGATGATGCGGATGATAGCAGCCCAGGAGATCGCCAATCCGCAGCTTCGCCGGATGGTGCAGCAATGTGCCGTCAATTCTTCGGAAATGGCCTACGAGACCTTCCAATACATGAACCAAAAAGGTTACTATCAAGTGCCGACGATGAAAGAGATGACCACGAACACCGTGCTGAACACCTATCAACCGGCACAAATGCCGCTGACCGGCCAGCCGCAAGCGCCGACGCAGCAGCAGTTTCAGTAG
- a CDS encoding YtnP family quorum-quenching lactonase, with amino-acid sequence MNKLQLGAFTLTWLPGGLTQLDGGAMFGVVPKPLWSKRYPVNDLNQIPLRADPILLQAHGKNFLIEAGLGNDRLSEKQKRNYGLLEESRVIASLAELGLRPDEIDAVLMTHMHYDHCNGLVSRQGEQLVSTFPRAVIYVQQSEWDEMRNPNIRSRNTYWEENWRPIEAQVETYQERLEVLPGIVLHHTGGHSNGHAVLSLESEGEKLLHLADLLPTHAHVNPLWVMAYDDYPMTSIFAKQQWIEAGIREGVWFTFYHDVRYRAVKWNEQHEIIAKLEVE; translated from the coding sequence ATGAACAAGTTGCAATTGGGCGCATTTACGCTGACCTGGCTGCCGGGCGGGTTGACGCAATTGGACGGCGGTGCGATGTTTGGCGTTGTGCCAAAACCGCTGTGGAGCAAACGGTATCCGGTAAACGATTTGAATCAGATTCCGCTGCGGGCGGATCCCATCCTGCTCCAGGCACATGGGAAAAATTTTCTGATCGAAGCGGGACTCGGCAACGATCGCCTGAGCGAAAAGCAGAAACGGAACTACGGCTTGCTGGAAGAGTCGCGGGTCATTGCCTCCCTCGCCGAATTGGGGTTGCGGCCGGACGAGATCGACGCCGTGCTGATGACGCACATGCACTATGATCACTGCAACGGGTTGGTTTCCCGCCAAGGGGAGCAGCTCGTCTCCACCTTTCCCCGCGCCGTCATCTATGTCCAGCAGAGCGAGTGGGACGAGATGCGCAATCCCAATATCCGTTCGCGCAACACCTACTGGGAGGAGAACTGGCGCCCCATCGAAGCGCAGGTGGAGACGTACCAGGAGCGGCTGGAGGTGCTGCCCGGCATCGTCCTGCACCACACCGGGGGACACAGCAACGGACACGCCGTCCTCTCGCTGGAGAGCGAGGGGGAAAAGCTGCTCCATCTGGCTGACCTGCTGCCTACGCACGCCCATGTCAACCCCTTGTGGGTGATGGCTTACGATGATTATCCGATGACCTCGATTTTTGCCAAGCAACAGTGGATCGAAGCCGGCATTCGCGAGGGCGTCTGGTTTACCTTTTATCACGATGTGCGCTACCGCGCTGTCAAGTGGAACGAACAGCATGAGATCATCGCCAAGCTGGAAGTGGAATGA
- a CDS encoding GDSL-type esterase/lipase family protein: MRRQSGQLLWYVTGSIALCSLLLFACGFAFALQPQLLAPTEPSAQPQGAVQPVPASDRDGQWKVVALGDSLTRGTGDVTGQGYVGLFREAYANRSKQPIQLHNLAINGLTSAELLAQLAQKQVQQLLASADLILLTIGGNDLFRLSGGLYELDEQGIEEALAELKQNFAAILDKLRAYNPQSMIVYIALYNPFGDTEAAALTTPPLLEWNSTAQQTAAQYDRVIVVPTYDLFAEKEAEYLYSDHFHPNSAGYSRIAERVLQAVD; encoded by the coding sequence ATGCGCCGCCAGTCAGGACAACTGCTCTGGTACGTGACCGGCTCGATCGCCTTGTGCTCCCTGCTCTTGTTTGCCTGCGGCTTCGCCTTTGCCCTCCAGCCGCAGCTCTTGGCACCGACGGAACCGTCCGCACAGCCTCAAGGAGCGGTCCAGCCCGTTCCAGCGAGCGACAGGGACGGCCAGTGGAAGGTGGTCGCACTGGGCGACTCGCTGACACGCGGCACCGGCGACGTGACCGGCCAGGGGTACGTCGGGTTGTTCCGCGAGGCGTACGCCAATCGCAGCAAACAACCGATCCAGCTGCACAACCTGGCGATCAACGGCCTGACGTCCGCTGAACTGCTCGCCCAACTGGCGCAAAAGCAGGTGCAGCAGCTGCTCGCGTCAGCCGACCTGATCCTCTTGACGATCGGCGGAAACGACCTGTTCCGCTTAAGCGGCGGATTGTACGAACTGGACGAGCAGGGCATCGAGGAGGCGCTCGCTGAACTCAAGCAAAATTTCGCGGCGATCCTGGACAAGCTCCGCGCGTACAATCCACAGTCGATGATCGTGTACATCGCGCTGTACAACCCATTCGGCGACACCGAAGCCGCCGCGCTCACCACCCCACCGCTCCTGGAGTGGAACAGCACCGCCCAGCAGACAGCCGCTCAATACGACAGGGTGATCGTTGTTCCCACCTACGACTTGTTTGCCGAAAAAGAAGCGGAGTATCTCTACAGCGATCACTTTCATCCCAACAGCGCCGGCTACTCCCGCATCGCCGAGCGCGTGCTGCAGGCAGTCGACTGA
- a CDS encoding ABC transporter ATP-binding protein, translated as MLSVSHLQKRIGGKTIIEDISFELYAGEVFGFLGPNGAGKTTTIRMLTGLVSADGGQILIGGYSLRDHFPQAIAQVGCIVENPEMYKFMTGWENLEHFARMSGGIGAERIAEVVRFVELEDAIDAKVKTYSLGMRQRLGIAQALLHRPKLLILDEPTNGLDPAGIRDLRRTIRRLAEEAGLAVFVSSHLLSEIELMCDRVAIIQKGRVISVGAVRELMEQYADQVDWQIAERGRQKALEVLRALPAVREVGTLPDGTIRCRMDAEQVAAANKALVAAGVEVRQIAARTVTLEDLFMLLTTGGAGDGREHVQPGAE; from the coding sequence GTGCTGTCCGTCTCCCATTTGCAGAAAAGAATAGGCGGGAAAACGATTATCGAAGACATCAGCTTTGAATTGTACGCCGGCGAAGTGTTTGGTTTTCTCGGTCCCAATGGAGCGGGCAAAACCACGACCATTCGCATGTTGACCGGACTGGTGTCCGCCGATGGCGGGCAAATTTTGATTGGCGGATACTCCCTGCGCGATCACTTTCCGCAGGCGATTGCCCAGGTGGGCTGCATCGTCGAGAACCCGGAGATGTACAAATTTATGACCGGTTGGGAAAACCTGGAGCACTTCGCGCGGATGAGCGGCGGAATCGGCGCGGAACGGATCGCGGAGGTGGTTCGCTTCGTCGAGCTGGAGGATGCGATTGACGCGAAGGTGAAAACCTATTCCCTGGGCATGCGGCAGCGGCTGGGCATCGCCCAGGCGCTTTTGCACAGGCCCAAGCTGTTAATTCTCGACGAGCCGACGAACGGCCTGGATCCGGCGGGGATTCGCGACCTGAGACGGACGATCCGGCGGCTGGCGGAAGAAGCGGGACTGGCTGTGTTCGTCTCCAGTCACCTGTTAAGCGAAATTGAGCTGATGTGCGACCGGGTGGCGATCATCCAAAAGGGCCGAGTGATCTCCGTCGGCGCGGTGCGCGAGCTGATGGAACAATACGCGGATCAGGTCGATTGGCAGATCGCTGAGCGCGGGCGGCAGAAAGCGCTGGAAGTGCTGCGCGCGTTGCCCGCTGTGCGCGAGGTGGGGACGCTGCCGGACGGTACGATCCGCTGCCGGATGGATGCGGAGCAGGTCGCGGCGGCAAACAAGGCGTTGGTTGCCGCCGGCGTGGAGGTCAGGCAAATCGCCGCGCGAACCGTTACGCTGGAAGACCTGTTTATGCTGCTGACGACAGGAGGTGCAGGCGATGGGCGGGAGCATGTTCAGCCTGGTGCAGAATGA
- a CDS encoding ABC transporter permease, which yields MGGSMFSLVQNETLKILRRRRFLVVFLILLILIPIFTYAQYRASLTAQKQLGTDDWRALLQQQIVDLQNRLSSNRLPEEWREILKIRVQMQQYYLEHDINPNAPGGPTFARGFMDQAVSLFLPMMVVVLAVDLVSSEYSEGTIKLLLTRPVRRWKVLTSKLIALILFISLTVLLTLLMAYLISGLVFGYGGWDMPVLAGFQVVGGELDTSQVFLLPQWKYLFMQYGLGWFVCLVVGIIALMVSVLVRSAAAGMGIMMAALISGTILTQMASSWESAKYLFVVNLQLTDYLAGTLPPIKGMTLPFSLAVLSVWALAALCVAYFVFIKRDVTS from the coding sequence ATGGGCGGGAGCATGTTCAGCCTGGTGCAGAATGAGACGCTCAAGATTCTCCGCCGCCGCCGCTTTCTCGTCGTGTTTCTGATCCTCTTGATTCTGATCCCGATTTTTACCTACGCCCAGTACCGCGCTTCGCTTACGGCCCAAAAGCAGCTGGGAACGGATGATTGGCGCGCGCTGTTGCAGCAGCAGATCGTCGATTTGCAAAACCGGCTCAGTTCCAACAGATTGCCGGAAGAGTGGCGGGAGATCCTGAAAATCCGCGTGCAAATGCAGCAGTATTACCTGGAACACGACATCAATCCGAACGCACCGGGCGGCCCCACCTTTGCCCGCGGCTTCATGGACCAGGCCGTCTCGCTGTTTTTGCCGATGATGGTCGTCGTGCTGGCGGTTGATCTCGTCTCTTCCGAGTACAGCGAGGGGACGATCAAACTGCTGCTTACGCGGCCGGTGCGCCGCTGGAAAGTGCTGACCAGCAAGCTGATTGCGCTGATCTTGTTTATCTCCCTGACGGTGCTGCTCACGCTGCTGATGGCTTATCTGATCTCCGGTCTGGTTTTTGGCTATGGAGGCTGGGATATGCCTGTCCTGGCCGGATTTCAGGTGGTGGGGGGAGAACTGGACACGTCCCAGGTTTTTCTGCTTCCGCAGTGGAAGTACCTGTTTATGCAGTACGGATTGGGCTGGTTCGTCTGCCTCGTGGTCGGCATCATTGCGCTGATGGTGTCCGTCCTCGTCCGCAGTGCGGCTGCCGGAATGGGGATCATGATGGCGGCGTTGATCAGCGGGACGATTCTCACGCAGATGGCTTCCTCCTGGGAGTCGGCCAAATACCTGTTCGTGGTCAACTTGCAGCTGACCGACTATCTGGCGGGCACGCTGCCGCCGATCAAGGGGATGACGCTTCCCTTTTCGCTTGCCGTACTCTCCGTCTGGGCGCTGGCCGCACTGTGCGTCGCTTATTTCGTCTTTATCAAACGGGACGTAACCTCGTAA
- a CDS encoding RNA polymerase sigma factor codes for MQTDQEIIQRISQGDIEAYREIIQRYQRMIFVFIYKMVNNAQDAEDLTQEVFVKAYEKLSSYRGESQFSTWLHTLARNRTIDFLRRRKMHDSDEQLAYIPSQARDESPQDSLLSKEQRKEIERAFSMLSDTYREVIVLRCTHEYPFEKIAALLGIAESTARVRYLRARQEFAKLLSRTEGGLVHELQ; via the coding sequence ATGCAAACGGATCAAGAAATCATCCAACGGATTTCTCAGGGAGACATAGAGGCTTACCGCGAGATTATCCAGCGGTATCAGCGGATGATTTTCGTGTTCATCTACAAAATGGTCAACAACGCGCAAGACGCAGAAGATTTGACCCAGGAAGTGTTCGTCAAAGCATACGAAAAGCTATCCAGTTATCGCGGTGAAAGTCAATTCTCCACCTGGCTGCATACGCTTGCCCGAAACCGTACGATCGATTTTTTGCGACGGCGCAAAATGCACGATTCGGACGAGCAGCTGGCTTATATCCCTTCTCAGGCACGCGATGAATCGCCGCAAGATTCGCTTTTGAGCAAAGAACAGCGAAAGGAGATTGAGCGCGCCTTTTCGATGCTGTCTGATACTTACCGCGAGGTGATTGTCCTGCGCTGCACGCACGAGTATCCGTTTGAGAAGATCGCTGCCCTCTTGGGAATTGCTGAATCGACCGCTCGCGTACGTTACCTGCGCGCCCGTCAGGAATTTGCCAAATTACTCAGTCGCACGGAAGGAGGACTCGTTCATGAACTGCAATGA
- a CDS encoding DNA repair helicase XPB, giving the protein MEYRSDRPAIVQSDRTVLLETRHPLFAEARAALSRFCELVKSPEYIHTYRITPLSLWNAAASGVLPEEVLDTLDRYSKYGLPPTLVAEVRDTMRRYGLLRLQQRDGRLLLSGEDGALLGELLRYPSLQRYVQEQLSPTAYAMDGHARGLLKQELLRLGYPVRDLAGYQEGEACPLELKDVTASGLPFRLRDYQQAAVDAFYEGGTEWGGSGVLVLPCGAGKTVIGLAAMSQLKTATLILTTSTTSVRQWKRELLDKTSIDPSLVGEYTGEEKQVKPITIATYQILTHRRRTDDEFPHMRLFHERNWGLIIYDEVHLLPAPVFRVTAGIQAKRRLGLTATLVREDGCAEEVFSLIGPKKYDLPWKELERHGWIAEACCREIRLSIDPLLRQTYAQASPQQKFRIAAENPRKLEVIRKLLKRHHDARVLIIGQYLKQLKQVAGELGVPLITGSVSEQERQSLYQRFRTGELTCLVVSKVANFAVDLPEANVAIQISGTFGSRQEEAQRLGRLLRPKQNVNQAFFYTLVTRDTREQEFAMHRQLFLVEQGYRYEIVEAEAIE; this is encoded by the coding sequence GTGGAGTACCGATCGGATCGACCCGCCATTGTGCAGAGCGACCGCACCGTACTGCTGGAGACGAGGCATCCGCTGTTCGCGGAAGCGCGCGCAGCGTTGAGCCGGTTCTGCGAATTGGTGAAAAGCCCCGAATATATTCATACATATCGGATTACCCCGCTTTCGCTGTGGAACGCGGCGGCGAGCGGCGTCTTGCCGGAAGAGGTGCTGGACACGCTTGACCGCTACAGCAAATACGGCCTGCCCCCTACGCTCGTCGCCGAAGTGCGGGACACGATGCGCCGCTATGGACTGCTGCGCCTGCAGCAGCGGGACGGGCGGCTGCTCCTGTCCGGCGAAGACGGCGCGCTGCTGGGCGAACTGCTTCGCTATCCATCGCTTCAGCGGTACGTACAGGAGCAGTTGTCGCCGACGGCGTACGCCATGGACGGCCACGCGCGCGGTCTGCTCAAGCAGGAGCTCCTGCGGCTTGGCTACCCGGTGCGCGACCTGGCCGGCTATCAGGAAGGAGAAGCTTGCCCGCTCGAGCTGAAGGACGTGACCGCCAGCGGCCTGCCGTTTCGCCTGCGCGATTATCAGCAGGCTGCCGTCGACGCCTTTTACGAAGGCGGTACGGAATGGGGGGGAAGCGGCGTACTGGTGCTGCCCTGCGGCGCAGGCAAGACGGTGATCGGGCTGGCCGCGATGAGCCAGCTCAAGACCGCCACCTTGATCCTGACCACGAGCACCACCTCGGTGCGGCAGTGGAAACGGGAACTGCTGGACAAGACGAGCATTGACCCGTCCCTGGTTGGGGAATACACTGGAGAGGAAAAGCAAGTCAAACCGATCACCATCGCCACATACCAGATCCTCACCCACCGTCGGCGGACAGACGACGAGTTTCCGCACATGCGGCTGTTTCACGAACGCAACTGGGGCCTGATCATCTATGACGAGGTACATTTGCTGCCCGCTCCCGTGTTTCGCGTCACAGCCGGCATCCAGGCGAAGCGGCGGCTTGGCCTGACCGCCACCCTGGTCCGCGAAGATGGCTGTGCGGAAGAGGTCTTCTCGCTGATCGGCCCGAAAAAATACGATTTGCCCTGGAAAGAGCTGGAGCGGCACGGCTGGATCGCGGAAGCCTGCTGCCGGGAAATTCGCCTGTCCATCGATCCGCTGCTGCGCCAGACTTACGCGCAGGCCTCCCCCCAGCAGAAATTCCGCATCGCCGCGGAAAATCCGCGCAAGCTTGAGGTGATCCGCAAGCTGCTCAAGCGGCATCACGATGCCCGCGTGCTGATCATCGGCCAGTACCTCAAGCAGCTGAAGCAGGTGGCCGGCGAACTGGGCGTGCCGCTGATCACCGGCAGCGTCAGCGAACAGGAGCGGCAGTCTTTGTACCAGCGGTTCCGAACAGGGGAGCTGACGTGTCTGGTCGTCTCCAAAGTAGCCAACTTTGCCGTCGATCTGCCGGAAGCGAACGTGGCGATCCAAATCTCCGGCACATTTGGCTCGCGTCAGGAAGAGGCGCAGCGGCTGGGCAGGCTCCTCCGCCCCAAACAGAACGTCAACCAAGCCTTTTTTTATACACTGGTAACACGGGATACCCGCGAGCAGGAATTCGCCATGCACCGACAGCTGTTTCTCGTCGAACAGGGATACCGCTACGAAATTGTCGAAGCGGAAGCTATCGAATAG
- a CDS encoding hemolysin family protein yields the protein MESNFLLIAGFNLLLVLLLVFLNGFFVATEFAVVKVRESRITQLVAEGNPRARHVDRLIHNLDAYLSACQLGITLASLGLGWLGEPAVADLLTPFFRFLGIGEPWTHTISFILAFAFITFLHIVLGELAPKSLAIQRSEWVSLRVARPIQLFYKVMYPFIAFLNWAAFKFLALFGISPVSEHQAAHTEEEIRILVSESHKSGLIDKTELMLVDNIFEFSETTAREIMVPRTDMMVLNLHDSYERHKALVRDGRFTRYPVVDGDKDHVVGTLHIKDLLTCVLQGEQRSLRELMRPVLTAPETISISRLLTMMQKQHNQMAILIDEYGGTAGLVTIEDIVEEIVGDIQDEFDDERPEMERKDDVISFDGRVLLEEVNDYLGLTLDGSEVDTLAGWIYMQIDHPPRVGDRVVAEGYCFIVHEVDHYRINRVLVKKLAAPAEEAEHAQPEA from the coding sequence TTGGAGAGCAATTTCCTGCTGATTGCTGGCTTTAACCTCTTGCTCGTACTGCTGCTTGTCTTTCTCAACGGCTTTTTCGTCGCGACCGAATTCGCTGTCGTGAAGGTGCGGGAGTCGCGGATCACGCAGCTGGTCGCCGAAGGCAACCCCCGCGCGCGTCACGTCGATCGGCTGATTCACAACCTGGACGCGTACCTGTCCGCCTGTCAATTGGGAATCACCCTGGCCTCGCTGGGGTTGGGCTGGTTGGGGGAACCGGCCGTCGCCGACCTGCTCACGCCTTTCTTTCGCTTTCTCGGCATCGGCGAGCCATGGACCCATACCATTTCCTTTATCCTCGCGTTTGCGTTCATCACCTTTTTACATATTGTGCTGGGAGAATTGGCCCCCAAGTCGCTGGCGATCCAGCGGTCGGAGTGGGTATCGCTGCGGGTGGCCCGGCCGATTCAGCTGTTCTACAAAGTGATGTATCCGTTTATCGCGTTTCTCAACTGGGCTGCCTTCAAGTTTCTCGCGCTGTTCGGAATTTCGCCCGTCTCCGAGCATCAGGCGGCGCACACAGAGGAAGAAATCCGCATCCTGGTCAGCGAGAGTCACAAGAGCGGCTTGATTGACAAGACGGAACTGATGCTGGTGGACAACATTTTTGAGTTCAGCGAGACAACGGCGCGGGAAATCATGGTGCCGCGGACCGACATGATGGTGCTGAATCTGCACGATTCCTATGAACGCCACAAAGCATTGGTGCGGGACGGCCGCTTCACCCGCTATCCGGTCGTTGACGGGGACAAGGACCACGTGGTCGGTACGCTGCACATCAAGGATCTGCTGACCTGTGTGCTGCAAGGGGAGCAAAGAAGCCTGCGGGAACTGATGCGCCCGGTGTTGACCGCTCCCGAGACGATCTCCATCAGTCGGCTGCTCACGATGATGCAGAAGCAGCATAACCAAATGGCGATTCTGATCGACGAATACGGCGGCACGGCCGGTTTGGTGACGATCGAGGATATCGTGGAAGAGATCGTCGGCGACATTCAGGACGAGTTCGACGACGAGCGGCCGGAAATGGAGCGAAAAGACGATGTGATTTCGTTCGACGGGCGGGTGCTGCTGGAGGAGGTAAATGACTACCTCGGTCTGACCCTTGACGGTTCGGAAGTGGACACGCTGGCCGGCTGGATCTACATGCAGATTGATCACCCGCCAAGGGTGGGAGATCGCGTCGTGGCGGAAGGGTACTGCTTTATCGTCCATGAGGTGGATCATTACCGGATCAACCGGGTGCTGGTCAAAAAACTGGCGGCCCCGGCGGAAGAAGCGGAGCACGCCCAACCGGAAGCGTAG
- a CDS encoding bile acid:sodium symporter family protein: MKILERISRFVGNTFAFWVLLVSILAFSYPAWFVGLGPYVAPLLGIVMFGMGLTLSTAEFQEVLRRPKEVLLGVLAQFVIMPLLGYGLAAGLRLTPEVAVGVILVGSCPGGTASNVMTYLARGDVALSVAITSVTTLLAPIVTPSLVLLFASQWVPVDPLSMFWSIVEVVIIPIALGLIVKTLFKRQAEASVKALPLVSVAAIVLIVAGVVAASKTSIASSGLLIFAVVILHNLLGLLLGFFAAKLFKFNLSKQKTLSIEVGMQNSGLGAAIAMAHFSPLAAVPSALFSVWHNISGSLVATLFARMQEKPAQQIAGQ, encoded by the coding sequence GTGAAAATATTGGAACGAATCAGCCGGTTTGTTGGGAATACGTTTGCGTTTTGGGTGCTGCTTGTTTCGATTTTGGCCTTTTCGTATCCAGCGTGGTTTGTCGGGCTTGGCCCATACGTTGCTCCCCTGCTGGGGATTGTCATGTTTGGCATGGGGTTGACCCTCTCCACCGCCGAGTTTCAGGAGGTGTTGCGCCGCCCGAAGGAAGTGCTGCTCGGTGTATTGGCCCAGTTTGTGATCATGCCGCTGTTGGGTTATGGTCTGGCGGCAGGCTTGCGGCTCACCCCCGAAGTAGCGGTCGGCGTGATTCTCGTCGGCAGTTGTCCGGGTGGCACAGCCTCCAACGTAATGACCTACCTGGCTCGCGGCGATGTCGCCCTTTCTGTGGCCATCACGTCCGTGACGACGCTGCTCGCCCCGATTGTCACCCCCAGTTTGGTGCTGCTGTTTGCCAGCCAGTGGGTTCCCGTCGATCCCCTCAGCATGTTCTGGTCGATTGTCGAGGTGGTGATCATTCCGATTGCCCTTGGACTGATCGTCAAAACCCTGTTTAAACGGCAGGCGGAAGCAAGCGTAAAAGCGCTCCCGCTGGTCTCCGTGGCGGCGATCGTCTTGATTGTCGCCGGCGTCGTAGCCGCAAGCAAAACAAGTATCGCCAGCAGCGGACTGCTCATCTTCGCGGTGGTCATCTTGCACAATCTGCTCGGCCTGCTGCTCGGCTTTTTCGCAGCGAAGCTGTTCAAATTTAACCTGAGCAAACAGAAGACGCTTTCGATTGAGGTGGGCATGCAGAATTCCGGTCTGGGCGCGGCCATTGCGATGGCCCACTTTTCCCCGCTGGCCGCCGTTCCCAGTGCGCTGTTCAGCGTCTGGCACAACATCTCCGGTTCGCTTGTCGCCACGCTGTTTGCGCGGATGCAGGAAAAGCCAGCACAACAGATCGCCGGACAGTAG
- a CDS encoding DUF533 domain-containing protein: MPAIAETDKHILFQSIRLMICVGHADGYMGEKEIGRIYRIVESEHFTLRERQVIMDDIDNPKRPEQLVADMADLTRTEKLRLLRYLYHIAVADRKLTTAEKQEIRRIARLLGIEQEKLQQVEDWIIEGIHWKERWQKIVGE, encoded by the coding sequence ATGCCAGCCATTGCGGAAACCGACAAACATATCTTGTTCCAGTCCATCCGTTTGATGATTTGTGTGGGACATGCGGATGGATACATGGGAGAAAAAGAGATCGGGCGCATCTATCGCATCGTAGAGAGCGAACATTTTACCCTGCGGGAGCGCCAGGTGATCATGGATGATATAGATAATCCGAAACGGCCGGAGCAGCTTGTCGCGGATATGGCCGATTTGACCCGGACGGAAAAGCTGCGTTTGCTCCGGTATCTGTATCATATCGCGGTTGCCGACCGCAAACTCACTACCGCTGAGAAGCAGGAGATTCGCCGCATCGCCCGCCTGCTGGGCATTGAGCAGGAGAAGCTGCAGCAGGTGGAAGACTGGATTATCGAGGGCATCCATT